Sequence from the Syntrophales bacterium genome:
TTGCCAGAAACAAAAAAGCCGTGGAGTCTTGAAAAAGAGGTTCTCCACGGCCTGGTCTTTCATTTAATGCACCTTTAGCGGCGGACAAACCCCTCCTCTTGCTTCTGCCACCACCAGTTGTTAATTGATAAAATTGTATGGTACATTATTTTACCCCATTTAAATTAGCTTTTTTCTATCAGATATTAAAGCCTGTGTCAATATTTTTCCTTCTTTCGTATTTGTCAACTAACTTCTTATACCCTGGTCTGCCACGTACCTAATCTGATCATTCATATCTTAAGGCGTCTATCGGATTAAGAAGGGATGCCTTGTAGGCGGGGTAGTAACCGAAAGATAATCCCACCAGGGCGGAAAAACCAAAAGAGAGAAGGACAGAGGCAGGAGAAACGATCGTAGGCCAGCCGGCAAGCATGGATACCACCTTTGAACCTGATATGCCGATGATAATTCCCATGATACCACCTATCAATGACAATGTTAATGATTCGATAATGAATTGCAGCCTTATGTCCCGTACCTTTGCCCCAACAGTCAGCCTGAGTCCGATTTCCCTTGTCCTTTCCGTTACCGAGACGAGCATGATGTTCATGATCCCGATTCCTCCCACAAGCAGGGAAACCGAGGCGATGGCTCCCAGGAGTAGTGACATTACCTTTGTGGACTGCTGTGCTGTTTCCATAATCTGGGTGAGATTTCTCATGGTGAAATCATTCTCCTGTTTCGGACCGATGTGGTGTCTCTGTCTCAGCAATTCTGTTATCTGTTCCTCAGCCCTTTCCAGATCTTCCGCACTTTTTGCCTTTACCATGATCATTTTTATCATCCCCGGGAAGGTGGTGCCGAAGAGCCTTTTCTGTGCCGTTGTTACCGGTACAAATATAATATCGTCCTGATCCTGACCGTGGGAGGACTGGCCCTTGGGTGCAAGGAGGCCAATGACTTACGTCCACCACGATTTAAGGATAATTCTGACCCCTGATCCCTATCATTTATATTTGCCAGGGGTTGCCATACGAAAACGGCGGTGTATCCACCACCAGAAAGACGGATGCCGTCGTATATAGTCTTCTGTTACCCTGCTCAAGGCCTCGAGATTGTCCCTTATATCTTTCTCATTGTTCCCTGTAAGGTTCAATACAAAGGGTTTCTCGATAATGATCTGGTGGTGATTATTCTCTTTTCGGATGATAAACATGGGAAGGATGCTGGCGCCCGTTCTCATCGCCATGACTACCGGACCACGAAAGGTGGGCAGCTTCTGGCCAAAAAAATCAACGGGTACGCCTGCTTCTTCCGATGGGTTTTGATCTATCTGTAAAAACAAAACGCCTCCTTTCTTGAGCCAGGCAAGAGACGCGGCAACACATCTGTGTCTTGGATTGTCGGGGATCGGTTCTATGCCCGCCATTCTTTGCACAATGGGAATCATCGGGTTCAATACATCATTGTGCACTCGGCTATAGATAATCGCAACGGGATACCTCTCCAGTGCCAGTCTCAGACAGAGAAGGGGAAAATTCCCGTAATGGGCGCTGATGGCGACAACACCTCTGTTTTGGGCAAGACAATGATTTAGGTTCTCTACGCCGACGATGGAAACTCTCTCCTTTGTCAGGTACGGGGGACTGACGAAGTACTTGACCACCTCCAGCAGGTCTTTACATATATTCTTCCAGCACTTTTTAAAAATTGCCTCGCATTCCTCCGTGCTTTTTTCCGGAAAGGCGAGATGTAAATTGGACAGACCGATCTCTCTTCTCTCCCTTAAAAGATAGTACAACAACGTGCCGATCAAATCACCACCCCGGCAGACGACAGGAAAGGGAAGATGTTTGAATATCCCAAGTATTGTTTTGAATAGGATCTCCTGGTACCTTTTCATGCCAAAATACCTTTCTCTCATTGTTTCTTCCTCCTGAAGACGATAGCCATTCTACGGGGGAAATGACTCCCGACTTATGACTTATGACTTACGACTTACGACTAAGGCAAAGAGCGCCCCGAAGGCGGGGAATGTCATCCTTTCCTGCATTCATTTGTATTTCCTCCTAACTGCCTGCGTCGTCCTCACCTGTGCGTTGCATGCAGAGAGGTCGCGGCAGGACTGATCCCTTCCCGGAGGGAGTCGTGAGTCCAGACCTTGATGGATAATCAAACTTGAAACATCCAGTGCGGGCGTGCAGCCACCCAATCTTTCAAGGTTCCCGACAGCCAGCCCTCAAGACCTCTTGTTAGATAGAATCGGGGCAGGAGAAGGTTGTCACGGGGAAAGATGAGACCTTCCTCTATACTTATCTTTGCCACAGCAGTGTAGGGATAAATACGGACACCTATTGTAATTTTCAAAGCGTCCAGCCTGAGGGAATCGGCGAAGTTAAGGCTATCCTCAATCGTCTCTTTCGTTTCGCCAGGGCCTCCCAGTAATAAAAATCCCATCTGCCTTATCCCGTGCTCTGTTAGCATCCCTGAAATTCGGCGTACATCTTCTGGTTTAAACCTTTTGTTCATGAGAGACAGAATTCGTTCGCTACCGCTTTCAAAGCCGAGGCTAACCTCTCTACAACCAGCTTTCGCCATAGATTTTACCAGTTCCTCATCAATATTCAAGGGGTAAAGAATGCAACGCCAGGTGATACTCAATCCGGCAGTTAGAATCAGGCGACAGATCTCCCTTGCATAGGAAGAGGGAAAGCCGATGACATCCGGATAAAATCCCTCTATGGCGCCTCTAATAACCAAGCGGGTATCCTTTTCAAACATCAGATCCAACACGGCCACCTCAGCCACAGAGGCCAATCCGAGGGGTAAGGTGGGCATATTGATCTTTTCTGTGTTGGCGGAGATGAGAAGAACCTTCATCTGAA
This genomic interval carries:
- a CDS encoding FtsX-like permease family protein — its product is MIMVKAKSAEDLERAEEQITELLRQRHHIGPKQENDFTMRNLTQIMETAQQSTKVMSLLLGAIASVSLLVGGIGIMNIMLVSVTERTREIGLRLTVGAKVRDIRLQFIIESLTLSLIGGIMGIIIGISGSKVVSMLAGWPTIVSPASVLLSFGFSALVGLSFGYYPAYKASLLNPIDALRYE
- a CDS encoding radical SAM protein is translated as MKVLLISANTEKINMPTLPLGLASVAEVAVLDLMFEKDTRLVIRGAIEGFYPDVIGFPSSYAREICRLILTAGLSITWRCILYPLNIDEELVKSMAKAGCREVSLGFESGSERILSLMNKRFKPEDVRRISGMLTEHGIRQMGFLLLGGPGETKETIEDSLNFADSLRLDALKITIGVRIYPYTAVAKISIEEGLIFPRDNLLLPRFYLTRGLEGWLSGTLKDWVAARPHWMFQV